From Pseudomonas hefeiensis, one genomic window encodes:
- a CDS encoding DUF1329 domain-containing protein, with protein sequence MHSNLSLRISALAIALLSAGLVHAAVSPEQAARLNSDLTPLGAERAGNKDGSIPEWTGGYTTAPAGYKNGDKRADPFAADKPLYSVNASNMAQYADQLAEGTKALLQKYPAYRLDVYPTRRSAAAPQWVYDNTLKNATRANLEVATEKVSGAYGGIPFPLPQNGAEVLWNYRLSWQGGDTFYSPFDTWLMTAGGKKIQATRARFWYQQPYYFKEGSLETFAGKFLIGKLATEQPSSKAGEGLMTHWDMDPGKRAAWQYLVGQRRVRRAPNVAYDTPDFVTSGVGFFDEAFMIFGPTDRHDLKLVGKKELLVPYNNNRAAAASSDELLKPGFLNPDLVRWEKHRVWVVSATLKDGKRHVVPKRTYYVDEDSWQVLLLDGYDAQGKLGRHNYSLTLLAPEMPALTAQMMWGSYNLETGAYFLNSSANDLDVQYQSYPRPPSAFFTPDAMASDSMR encoded by the coding sequence ATGCACAGCAACCTTTCCTTGCGTATTTCGGCCTTGGCCATTGCCTTGCTCAGTGCCGGCCTGGTGCACGCGGCCGTTTCCCCGGAGCAGGCCGCACGGCTGAACTCGGACCTCACCCCCCTTGGCGCCGAGCGCGCCGGCAACAAAGACGGCAGCATTCCTGAATGGACAGGTGGCTACACCACGGCACCGGCTGGCTACAAGAACGGCGATAAACGCGCTGATCCGTTCGCCGCCGACAAGCCGCTGTACTCGGTCAATGCGTCCAACATGGCGCAGTACGCCGACCAACTGGCCGAGGGCACCAAAGCCCTGCTGCAGAAATATCCCGCGTACCGTCTGGACGTCTATCCCACCCGGCGCAGTGCCGCAGCGCCCCAGTGGGTGTACGACAACACCCTGAAAAACGCTACTCGAGCGAACCTTGAGGTAGCGACCGAAAAGGTCAGTGGCGCCTATGGCGGGATTCCTTTTCCATTGCCGCAGAACGGGGCCGAGGTGCTGTGGAACTACCGCCTGTCCTGGCAGGGGGGCGACACCTTCTATTCGCCTTTTGATACCTGGCTGATGACCGCAGGCGGCAAGAAAATCCAGGCCACCCGTGCGCGTTTTTGGTACCAGCAACCCTACTACTTCAAAGAGGGCAGCCTGGAGACCTTCGCAGGCAAATTTCTGATCGGCAAACTGGCCACGGAACAACCGTCCTCCAAGGCCGGCGAGGGCCTGATGACCCACTGGGACATGGACCCCGGCAAACGTGCCGCCTGGCAATACCTGGTCGGCCAGCGTCGGGTGCGTCGTGCGCCGAACGTCGCTTACGACACGCCGGACTTCGTCACCTCGGGCGTCGGGTTCTTCGACGAGGCCTTCATGATCTTCGGTCCGACCGACCGCCACGACCTCAAGCTGGTTGGCAAGAAAGAGTTGCTGGTGCCCTACAACAACAACCGCGCGGCAGCGGCGAGCAGCGACGAGTTGCTCAAGCCAGGTTTCCTCAACCCGGACCTGGTGCGGTGGGAGAAGCATCGGGTGTGGGTGGTGAGCGCCACACTCAAGGATGGCAAACGTCATGTGGTGCCCAAGCGCACCTATTACGTGGACGAAGACTCTTGGCAAGTGCTGCTGCTCGACGGCTATGACGCGCAAGGCAAGTTGGGGCGGCATAACTATTCGCTGACGCTGCTGGCGCCTGAAATGCCCGCGCTGACCGCGCAGATGATGTGGGGCAGCTACAACCTGGAGACCGGCGCCTACTTCCTGAACTCCTCGGCCAACGACCTGGATGTGCAGTACCAGAGCTATCCGCGTCCACCGTCCGCGTTCTTCACCCCTGACGCCATGGCCAGCGACAGCATGCGCTAA
- a CDS encoding WD40/YVTN/BNR-like repeat-containing protein — MIGHFSLMRALSMSLLLAALSVSGWATASPGIALLNQPALQSAKAPRAVLLAVTRAGERLVAVGERGIVLLSDDSGQSWRQARVPVSVSLTAVQFVDTEQGWAVGHMGVILHSTDGGETWAKQLDGVAAAHLALVSAQQGNDAKRLKEAEWLVADGPDKPFLDLYFSDRRNGYVVGAYGLILRTADGGDSWQPWMQQVDNPEGLNLYGIRPAGGALFIVGERGLLLRSADNGSTFQALDSPYDGSFFGVQGSAAGELVVFGLRGNAYWSGDQGVNWRRIETGLEVALSAGTRSPDGALILASQAGDLLLSLDHGRSLRHLKGPSGTSIAGLVAAPDGSLIGVGLSGVTRLKHDLYSAQR, encoded by the coding sequence ATGATCGGTCATTTTTCACTCATGCGGGCGCTGTCGATGTCACTGCTGCTGGCTGCGTTATCAGTGTCAGGCTGGGCGACGGCCAGCCCGGGGATTGCACTACTCAACCAGCCGGCCTTGCAGAGTGCCAAGGCACCGCGTGCGGTGCTGCTGGCGGTAACCCGGGCCGGTGAACGGCTGGTGGCGGTCGGTGAACGCGGCATCGTTCTGCTCTCTGACGACTCTGGCCAGAGCTGGCGTCAGGCCCGTGTGCCGGTCAGCGTCAGCCTGACGGCGGTGCAGTTCGTGGATACCGAGCAGGGCTGGGCTGTCGGTCATATGGGGGTGATTCTTCATAGCACCGACGGTGGCGAAACCTGGGCCAAGCAACTCGATGGCGTCGCAGCGGCGCACCTGGCGCTGGTTTCAGCTCAACAAGGCAACGACGCCAAGCGGCTCAAGGAGGCCGAGTGGCTGGTTGCCGATGGCCCGGACAAGCCCTTTCTCGATCTGTATTTCAGCGACCGTCGCAACGGCTATGTGGTCGGCGCCTATGGCCTGATTCTGCGCACCGCCGACGGTGGCGATAGCTGGCAGCCGTGGATGCAGCAGGTGGATAACCCCGAGGGCCTCAACCTGTACGGCATTCGCCCGGCGGGCGGCGCGCTGTTCATCGTTGGCGAACGCGGTCTGCTGCTGCGTTCGGCTGACAACGGGAGCACTTTCCAGGCGCTCGATTCACCCTATGACGGCAGTTTTTTCGGTGTGCAGGGCAGTGCCGCCGGAGAGCTGGTGGTCTTCGGTCTGCGCGGCAACGCTTATTGGTCCGGTGACCAGGGCGTCAACTGGCGGCGCATCGAAACCGGTCTGGAGGTGGCTTTGTCCGCCGGCACCCGTTCGCCCGATGGCGCGTTGATCCTGGCCAGCCAGGCCGGCGATCTGTTGCTCAGCCTCGATCACGGACGCAGCTTGCGGCATTTGAAAGGCCCGAGCGGCACCTCGATCGCCGGCCTGGTGGCCGCCCCAGATGGCAGCTTGATTGGTGTCGGCCTCAGTGGCGTGACCCGCCTCAAGCATGACCTTTACTCGGCGCAACGTTGA
- a CDS encoding efflux RND transporter permease subunit, protein MGERAIFNHRPWVILLCLLATLVLGYQASKIGLNASFEKTIPTSHPYVANFLERRSELSGLGNSVRIAVAVKDGSIFDKDYLDVLARLNDEIYLLPGVDKPYMKSLWTPTTRWTAVTEEGLDGGTVIPDTYDGSAASLEQVRTNVARSGEIGQLVAGNFQSSVIFVPLLEINPVTGKALDAGEFSRQLEALRDKYQSDRIQIHITGFTKIIGDLIAGLVQVMLFFVVAVLVTVVVLYWYTRCARSTALVVLCSLVAVLWQVGLLASLGYDLDPYSALVPFLVFAIGMSHGAQKMNGIMQDIGRGTHRVVAARYTFRRLFAAGMTALLCDAVGFAVLMVIKIRVIQDLAITASIGVAVLIFTNLILLPILLSYIGVGAKAAERSLRAETAELKANVKHPLWRFLDLFTRRSWAYGACLVGLALAVGGFAVSLHLKIGDLDPGAPELRPDSRYNRDAAFMTQNYAASSDIFVVMIKTPEDQCTRYPTLAAVDALAWQLEQLPGVESTNSMAALSKIAAAGYNEGNFKWYELIPNDGALGAVQTRAPRELFNQGCSLLSLYVYLADHKADTLERVVQTSEAFIAQQQLPDVKFMLAAGSAGIEAATNIVVKKAMREMLFWVYGAVILLCWVTFRSWRAVLAAVLPLMLTSILCEALMVGLGMGVKVATLPVIALGVGIGVDYALYVLSVILTHMRAGTSLSEAYYRALLFTGKVVLLTGITLAIAVATWAFSPIKFQADMGILLAFMFLVNMLGALILLPALAYFLLPQRLFAKKPEAAGVLQPVGEG, encoded by the coding sequence ATGGGCGAGCGGGCGATCTTCAACCATCGCCCCTGGGTGATTCTGCTCTGCCTGCTGGCCACCCTGGTGCTCGGTTACCAGGCCAGCAAGATCGGCCTCAATGCCAGTTTCGAAAAGACCATTCCGACGTCGCACCCGTACGTCGCCAATTTTCTCGAGCGACGCAGCGAATTGAGCGGCCTGGGTAACTCAGTGCGCATTGCCGTGGCGGTCAAGGACGGCAGCATTTTCGACAAGGACTACCTCGACGTTCTCGCCAGGCTCAACGACGAGATCTATTTGCTGCCGGGCGTCGACAAGCCCTATATGAAGTCGCTCTGGACGCCGACCACGCGCTGGACCGCGGTGACGGAGGAGGGCCTTGATGGCGGCACGGTGATCCCGGACACCTATGACGGTTCTGCGGCCAGTCTGGAGCAGGTGCGCACCAACGTTGCCCGCTCCGGCGAGATCGGCCAACTGGTGGCGGGCAACTTCCAGTCCAGCGTGATATTCGTGCCGCTGCTGGAAATCAATCCGGTGACTGGCAAGGCGCTGGATGCCGGCGAGTTCTCCCGGCAACTGGAAGCGTTGCGCGACAAATACCAGAGCGATCGAATCCAGATTCACATCACCGGGTTCACCAAGATCATCGGCGATCTGATTGCCGGGCTGGTGCAGGTCATGCTGTTTTTCGTGGTGGCCGTGCTGGTGACGGTCGTGGTGCTCTACTGGTACACCCGTTGCGCCCGCAGCACCGCACTGGTGGTGCTCTGCTCGCTGGTGGCGGTGCTCTGGCAGGTCGGCCTGCTCGCCAGCCTCGGTTACGACCTGGATCCTTATTCGGCGCTGGTGCCTTTCCTGGTGTTCGCCATCGGCATGAGCCATGGCGCGCAGAAGATGAACGGCATCATGCAAGACATCGGCCGTGGTACGCACCGGGTCGTCGCCGCGCGCTATACCTTCCGCCGCTTGTTTGCCGCCGGCATGACCGCGTTGCTCTGTGATGCGGTGGGTTTCGCGGTGCTGATGGTGATCAAGATCCGCGTGATCCAGGACCTGGCGATTACCGCCAGCATCGGCGTGGCGGTGCTGATTTTCACCAACCTGATCCTGCTGCCGATTCTGCTCAGTTATATCGGTGTCGGCGCCAAGGCGGCCGAGCGCAGTTTGCGGGCCGAAACCGCCGAGTTGAAAGCAAACGTCAAGCATCCGCTCTGGCGTTTCCTCGACCTCTTCACACGGCGCTCCTGGGCTTATGGGGCCTGCCTGGTAGGCTTGGCTCTGGCGGTCGGCGGTTTCGCCGTCAGCCTGCACTTGAAAATCGGTGACCTGGACCCCGGCGCCCCGGAGCTGCGTCCAGACTCGCGCTACAACCGCGATGCGGCCTTCATGACGCAAAACTACGCGGCCAGTTCAGACATTTTTGTGGTCATGATCAAAACCCCGGAGGACCAGTGCACCCGTTATCCGACCCTGGCCGCGGTGGATGCCTTGGCCTGGCAACTGGAGCAGTTGCCAGGTGTCGAGTCGACCAACTCCATGGCCGCCCTGAGCAAGATCGCCGCCGCCGGGTATAACGAGGGCAACTTCAAGTGGTACGAGTTGATCCCCAATGACGGTGCCCTCGGCGCGGTACAGACTCGTGCGCCGCGTGAGCTGTTCAACCAGGGGTGCTCACTGCTCTCGCTTTACGTCTATCTGGCCGACCACAAGGCCGACACCCTGGAGCGGGTTGTGCAGACCAGCGAAGCCTTTATCGCCCAGCAGCAACTGCCGGACGTAAAATTCATGCTCGCCGCAGGGAGCGCCGGGATCGAGGCGGCCACCAACATTGTGGTGAAGAAGGCCATGCGCGAGATGCTGTTCTGGGTCTACGGCGCGGTGATCCTGCTCTGCTGGGTGACCTTCCGTTCCTGGCGTGCGGTGCTCGCCGCGGTGCTGCCGCTGATGCTCACCTCGATCCTCTGCGAAGCGTTGATGGTGGGCCTGGGCATGGGCGTGAAAGTGGCCACCTTGCCGGTGATCGCCCTCGGGGTGGGCATCGGTGTCGATTACGCGCTTTACGTGCTGAGTGTGATCCTGACCCACATGCGCGCCGGCACCTCGCTGTCCGAGGCCTATTACCGTGCGCTGCTGTTCACCGGCAAGGTGGTTCTGCTGACCGGCATCACCCTGGCTATCGCCGTGGCGACCTGGGCTTTCTCGCCGATCAAGTTCCAGGCCGACATGGGCATCCTGCTGGCCTTCATGTTCCTGGTGAATATGCTCGGTGCGTTGATTCTGCTGCCTGCACTGGCGTACTTCCTGTTGCCGCAACGGCTGTTCGCAAAAAAGCCTGAGGCTGCCGGCGTGTTGCAGCCGGTCGGGGAGGGCTGA
- a CDS encoding PQQ-dependent sugar dehydrogenase: MRHSIALTALSMALLLSACGGEGDATQARGPDPKLPEPQRGLLPSMKIAEPAQWGEQKPTVPQGYTVTAIATDLKIPRQTLVLPNGDILVAEGRGGNAAKLKPKDVIASMIKAQGNTQVKGGNRLTLLRDADGDGTYELKTVFAENLNAPYGLAFADGTLYVANQDALVRFDYEEGQTKAGGPPTKITDLPSEINHHWTKALTVSPDGRFLYVGIGSNSNVTERGMEVEIDRAMVWRIDAETGAHKPYATGLRNPTALTIQPETGQLWAVVNERDELGPDLVPDYLTSVREGAFYGWPYSYWGQNVDSRAQPQNPDKVAAAVKPDYSLGSHVAALGVDFSLPAMGEQYAEGVFVGEHGSWNRDNPVGYKVIFVPFSNGRPVGEPVDFATGFRDSDGKTRGRPVGVTVDPRGALIIADDLANTVWRVTRNQ, translated from the coding sequence ATGAGGCATTCAATCGCACTGACTGCCTTGAGCATGGCGCTGTTGCTCAGTGCCTGCGGAGGGGAGGGCGACGCCACTCAAGCACGCGGCCCGGACCCCAAACTGCCAGAGCCACAACGCGGGCTGTTGCCCAGCATGAAAATTGCCGAACCGGCACAGTGGGGCGAGCAGAAACCAACGGTGCCCCAGGGATACACCGTGACAGCGATCGCGACCGACTTGAAAATTCCGCGCCAGACCCTCGTTCTGCCCAACGGAGACATTCTTGTGGCCGAAGGCCGTGGGGGGAACGCAGCAAAGCTCAAGCCGAAGGACGTGATCGCCAGCATGATCAAGGCGCAGGGCAACACCCAGGTCAAGGGCGGGAATCGTCTGACCCTGCTGCGTGATGCCGATGGGGACGGCACCTACGAACTCAAGACCGTATTCGCCGAAAATCTCAATGCACCGTACGGCCTGGCTTTTGCCGATGGCACGCTATACGTGGCCAATCAGGATGCCTTGGTCCGCTTCGATTATGAAGAAGGCCAGACCAAGGCCGGTGGCCCGCCGACCAAGATCACCGACTTGCCTTCCGAGATCAACCACCATTGGACCAAGGCCCTGACGGTCAGTCCCGATGGGCGCTTCCTGTACGTCGGCATCGGTTCCAACAGCAACGTTACCGAGCGCGGCATGGAGGTCGAAATTGATCGGGCCATGGTGTGGCGGATCGACGCCGAAACGGGGGCCCACAAACCGTACGCAACCGGCCTGCGTAACCCGACGGCGTTAACGATTCAGCCTGAGACCGGGCAGCTGTGGGCGGTGGTGAACGAGCGTGATGAACTGGGGCCCGATTTGGTACCCGATTACCTCACTTCGGTGCGCGAGGGCGCGTTCTACGGCTGGCCCTATAGCTATTGGGGCCAGAACGTCGATTCGCGCGCGCAGCCGCAGAACCCGGACAAGGTGGCCGCCGCGGTCAAACCGGATTACAGCCTGGGGTCGCATGTGGCCGCGCTGGGTGTCGATTTCTCCCTGCCAGCGATGGGCGAGCAATACGCCGAAGGCGTCTTCGTTGGCGAGCACGGCAGTTGGAACCGTGACAATCCGGTGGGCTACAAAGTTATCTTCGTACCCTTCAGCAACGGTCGCCCGGTGGGTGAACCGGTTGACTTCGCTACAGGTTTTCGTGATTCAGACGGGAAAACACGTGGACGGCCTGTCGGTGTCACGGTCGACCCGCGCGGAGCCCTGATCATTGCCGACGATCTTGCAAATACGGTGTGGAGGGTGACGCGTAATCAATGA
- a CDS encoding DUF2231 domain-containing protein, with protein sequence MTVTAHPYYRATPGPLHAILLGGAVALFLAALLSDIAYYKTYQIQWSNFASWLIAGGLVFGGLALLFALINLVRADHKAGRPLMYLLLLLVTWVLGLVNAFEHAKDAWAVMPMGLVLSVIVTLLASATAWTGLTRLRSGGVQ encoded by the coding sequence ATGACCGTTACTGCTCATCCCTACTACAGAGCCACGCCAGGCCCGCTTCACGCGATCTTGCTGGGCGGCGCCGTTGCGCTGTTTCTCGCAGCGTTACTGAGTGACATTGCCTACTACAAGACCTACCAGATCCAGTGGAGCAACTTCGCCTCCTGGTTGATTGCCGGTGGGCTGGTTTTCGGCGGGTTGGCGTTGCTGTTCGCCCTTATCAATCTGGTTCGGGCGGACCACAAGGCAGGACGTCCCCTGATGTATCTGCTGTTATTGCTGGTCACTTGGGTGTTAGGGCTGGTCAACGCCTTCGAGCATGCAAAGGACGCCTGGGCTGTGATGCCAATGGGGTTGGTGCTGTCTGTCATCGTGACCCTGCTGGCCAGTGCCACGGCGTGGACAGGGCTCACCCGTTTGCGTTCGGGAGGTGTGCAATGA
- a CDS encoding DUF1302 domain-containing protein: MHNSRCYPGFKRSALALSVCLAGWTSQPQAAQIDLGDSQWRLRWDNTLKYSQAWRLQGADDNLVNAPTAGGLYPSIQSQGDKNFSSGLVSNRLDLFSEMDLSRENYGLRLSGAAWYDDIYNKNTDSSEQRHFLDDTRELHGRDAELLDAFVFVRGDVGEASQGTVRLGRHSLIYGESLFYGGNGIANAQGPSDIVKLLSVPGTQFKEILRPVNQVSGQLQINPQLSVGAYYQFEWERSNLPGAGSYLSDNDGIGEGSGDWTQVFGNTTVHASDIEARNSGQGGMQLRYKPEGTELELGFYAAKYHDKAPSALYAYLDGAAAAATGLPILGSYRQVYAEDIKTLGASFSTAYGPFNFAGETSVRWDAPLVSNLQVVTPAMAADNNGDALYAKGKTAHVNLSTIYLLSPGPLWDGGSVLAELAWNRTLSVTDNRAALDANTTRDATALRVLAEPAYFQVADGVDLSVPVGFGVVLDGRSSAVSKAGFGNTHAGDWSVGVKATYLQRWDFGINYVNFFGKKEAGLREDGNFSYGQSLADRDFVAMYVKTTF, from the coding sequence ATGCACAACTCTCGATGCTATCCAGGCTTCAAGCGTTCGGCCCTGGCACTCTCGGTTTGCCTGGCCGGCTGGACCTCCCAGCCCCAGGCTGCGCAAATAGACTTGGGCGACAGTCAATGGCGCCTGCGCTGGGATAACACCCTCAAGTACAGCCAGGCCTGGCGTCTGCAAGGTGCCGATGACAATCTGGTCAACGCGCCGACGGCGGGCGGTCTGTATCCCTCGATCCAGAGTCAGGGCGACAAGAATTTCAGCAGCGGGCTGGTCTCCAACCGTCTGGACCTGTTCAGTGAGATGGACCTGAGCCGGGAAAACTATGGCCTGCGCCTCAGCGGGGCCGCCTGGTACGACGACATCTACAACAAGAACACCGACAGCAGCGAGCAACGGCACTTTCTCGACGATACCCGCGAACTGCACGGACGCGACGCCGAACTGCTCGATGCTTTCGTGTTTGTGCGGGGTGATGTCGGCGAGGCGAGCCAGGGCACCGTGCGGCTGGGCCGGCATAGCCTGATTTATGGCGAAAGTCTGTTCTACGGGGGCAACGGCATCGCCAATGCCCAGGGGCCGAGCGATATCGTCAAGCTGCTCAGCGTCCCCGGCACCCAGTTCAAGGAAATCCTGCGTCCGGTCAATCAAGTGTCCGGGCAGTTGCAGATCAACCCGCAGTTGTCTGTGGGTGCCTACTATCAGTTCGAATGGGAGCGTTCCAATCTGCCGGGGGCGGGCAGCTACCTGAGTGACAACGATGGCATCGGCGAAGGTTCCGGCGACTGGACCCAGGTGTTTGGCAACACCACCGTGCATGCCTCCGATATCGAGGCCAGGAATTCCGGCCAAGGCGGTATGCAACTGCGCTACAAGCCCGAAGGCACTGAACTGGAGCTCGGCTTCTACGCCGCCAAGTATCACGACAAGGCGCCGAGCGCGCTCTATGCCTACCTGGACGGTGCAGCGGCTGCCGCCACCGGGCTGCCGATTCTGGGTTCCTACCGCCAGGTCTACGCCGAGGACATCAAAACCCTGGGCGCCAGCTTCTCCACCGCCTATGGCCCGTTCAATTTCGCCGGCGAAACCTCGGTGCGTTGGGATGCGCCGCTGGTGAGCAACCTGCAGGTGGTGACACCGGCCATGGCGGCGGATAACAACGGCGACGCGCTCTACGCCAAGGGCAAGACCGCCCACGTCAACCTCTCGACCATCTATCTGCTGTCGCCGGGCCCACTGTGGGATGGTGGTTCGGTGCTCGCCGAACTGGCCTGGAACCGCACCCTCAGCGTCACCGACAACCGCGCCGCATTGGACGCCAATACCACCCGGGACGCCACGGCGCTGCGGGTGCTGGCCGAACCGGCTTATTTCCAGGTGGCCGACGGCGTTGACCTGAGCGTACCGGTGGGTTTTGGCGTGGTCCTCGATGGGCGCTCCTCAGCGGTCAGCAAGGCCGGGTTCGGCAATACCCACGCCGGCGACTGGAGCGTCGGAGTCAAAGCCACTTACCTGCAGCGCTGGGACTTCGGCATCAACTACGTGAACTTCTTTGGCAAGAAGGAGGCGGGGCTGCGCGAGGACGGCAACTTCAGCTACGGGCAATCGCTGGCCGACCGTGACTTCGTCGCCATGTACGTGAAAACCACATTCTAA